The Quercus lobata isolate SW786 chromosome 4, ValleyOak3.0 Primary Assembly, whole genome shotgun sequence genome segment TTTGGGCCCTGAGGAAGCAAACTACgtcatgagagaagtccacgaagggatttgtggaaaccaCTCAAGGTCATGATTGTTGGTATGCAAACTGATTCGAgtagggtactattggcccaccatgcaaaAGGATGCCTAGACTTATGTCAAAACCTGTGACAAGTGTCAAAGGTTCAGCAACATCATCAGACAGCCATCCAAAGAGCTGACCCGATGACAGTCCCATGGCCATTTGCTCAGTGGGGATTAGAAATCATGGGACCATTCCCGATAGCAGTGAGACAGTTGAAGTTTCTTATAGTAGGCATAGACTACTTTACAAAGTGGGAGGAAGTTGAAGCCTTGGCAACCATTATAGAGAATAACGTACAAAGCTTTGTCTGGAGGTACATTAAGCTTTGTCTGGAGGTACATCAATTGCAAGTATGGGATCCCTAGGGTCCTGGTCTTAGACAACGGGAAACAATTCGACAACGACTCCTTCCCAGATTTTTGCTCACAGTTGGGGATCAAAAACCACTACTCCTCTCCTGCCCACCCTTAAGTTAACGGACAAGTTGAAGCCACAAACCAATCATTGtttaaaattatcaagactcagcttgagggggcaaagggtatatggcctgaAGAGTTGCTAAGAATACTATGGGCGTACAGGACAACAGCAAGGACACCTACTAGAGAGACACCATTTCGGCTAACATACGGGAGTGAGGCAATCATTCTAGCCGAGGTCGGGTTTACAAGTTACAGGGTGGACAACcatgatgaaagaaaaaacaaagaggcTATGCGTCTACAGCTGAATCTATTGGACGAAGTTAGGGTGACAGCCGAACAAAGACTCGCACGGTACCAGGACCTTATGGCCAAGCATTACAACTCTCGGGTCAGAAACAGAGACTTTCAGGTTGGAGATCTCATTTTAAGAAAGGTAATGCACGCTGCTAAAGACCCTACCTAAGGGAAGCTCGGCCCTAACTGAGAGGGGCCTTACAAGATTACGTCATGGCAGAGGAAAGGCACCTACCACCTAGAGACACTAGACGGATGGAAGTTGCACCATCtgtggaacaccgagcacctacgTAAGTACTACCAGTAGAGCTGATAGCATGGAAAGCAACACTCTTCATTTTCCACTTACTTTAGTTAATTTTAGCTACAGTCCTCAGTTTTTTAGTTTatctttgttaatttttgctacaatactttttaagcccaaagggcaggtttttttttagggaacaATTTTTCTATGAATGCATGATTTATCATAATAAGAGGAGGTTATTCAGATATGACTaatgtgtttttctaaaaaatattttcaagtccacaagtggacaagtttattattaagtccataaagtggacaagttcatgaatccataaagtggacgagtttattagtaagtccataaagtggacgagttcattccAAGAGGATGAATTATTATCCATAAGATGGACGAGTTTATTaataagtccataaagtggacaagTTTGCTAGTAAGCCCATAGAGTGGATAAGTTCATCCCATAAAGGATAAGTTATTAACATAAAATCAACAAGTATCTGAATTCATAGGTCCATAAAAGGACGAGTTCATCCCACAAGTGGATGGGTTCATGATTTGGCCCACAAATGGACGGATCCATGAAGTAGACGAGCTCATTCCGCAAGGATGGCTTAATATAATCCATGATCAAAGAAGACAGATTCACAAAAAGAAGGGTTCATAACTTAGTCAATAAAGTTAACAAGTTCATCCTACAAAATTGACGAATTCATCCCGTAAAGTTGATGAGTCCAATAAAGTGGATGGATCTATGATCAagcccacaaagtggacgagtccattataaagtttaaaaagtccacaagtggacaaaTTCATCACATGAAGAGATTATAATCCACAAAGGAACAAGCTTCTTAgcccataaagtggacgagtcCATTATGAAGTTTATTAGCCCACAAATAGATGAAATTATTAAGTTATAAAAAAGACGGGTTCACAAGGGCAATAAGCAACACACATATTGAAAATGATGAATATTAAATACCATAAATAAAGTGAAGTTTTTACAAACAgagcccaaaaaacaaaaggggcCTTAAACATTTTccgaaaattaaattaaatttacaatAAAGAGGATAGAAAAAGGCCAAGTTCAGGAGGTCGGGGGGTCTTGAGGGATCTTGTCACCTTTAGGAGGAGGGTCCTGGACATCTTGAGTTGAAGGATCTTCAGCATTTGGAGGGTTGGCTAACAGGGTTAGAGGAATAACGGGCTGGTCCATAGCGGGCTGGGCAAGAACGACACTATCATCCTTTGGATCCACCTCTGACTCGATGAAGTCGTCACTCTGTTCAAGGATAGAccattaacatcctattgctacttagagtagaaaacttactaccacgaccacatgacagctccgagtccatgaactacttctttctttgatctgcagcaaccacaagttctcctacttgtgaatTTGAAACTcaactcaaaggtttcagatcttctttaaagttctttatACAGCAATTGAAGatatcatcaagttcttgaagcgaatcttgatcttgacaactctatgtgtgtgtatgaaggtaaacacctctagatctcacagaagattcaacacacaactctccaaagacttctaaaacgtagctagggtttttccttttatacttggagtgaAACACAAAACCCTACATGTTATATGGGCTTAGGTTGAATTGGAGTTTctatagaaaattaaatctaCACaagttttgatcgatcgagtctaattttcgatcgattgagccttgCAAAGTTTGTCCAATAAATCCTGCAATCactcaattccaattttacaatatatcacactttgagcaagcctaaacctagactctttgttttgattatggtttgccaatataatacatattgaaattctaatacattagtttctaaagtcttagaacctaacagtttcattaaagataataataaacaaataaaccaatattgtcttaattttattatttttataccaaaaaaaaaagttttaaaaaatggttcagGTCACGGGTTGGTCAGGTTGACCCACAAAAAACATGAGTCGGGTCACAAGTTAACCTGTTTTTGctttaggtaaaaaaaattaggtcaGTTTGGGTCGGGTCAAAAAATTCTGACctattttgccatgtctaattATTGCATACGTTACAAATTTATCAATAGTCACGTAAATATTGTGCATTAGGATTCACTATAAAACATTAACACCATGTTACATATTACTTTGTTATAAATACTATTTATATCATAACTTATTTCATAACTTGTTGTAACAACAAACTGTGAATTGTAGAAGGTTGTTGTCACATGGACCTAACACTAATAccatatctttctttctttcttttttttctttttttaattattttttatttatcactCACAACCTACCACTTTAACATGTTGGAGACAAAATGTTACTAGACTTATAGTATTTCAAATCAATGCATAATAAGAACACGGATCTCCCTCCATTTGTTGTGCTTAACCTTCAGTCAGTCATTCTTCTGATTTCGTCACTTGTTTCTCTATCACATTGGAAGTAAGCATGAGAGATCCATTGGATGCTTGGGAAGAATTTTGGGAAATTGATAGGGAATTGAATTTCTGTTTGAACCAGTTTGAAACTAATTGGATATTTTCTCGGCAAGACTCAAAAATTTGTTGGAATTTTTGTTCGAACCAATTTAAAACTCGTAAGAGATTTTCTCAGCAAGACTCAAAAGTTTGTGAGAATTTCTATTTAAACcagtttgaaattgattggaAATTTTCTCGATAGGACTCGAAAATTTGTTTGTAGGAGGCATAAATGGGCTCTCGATAACTAGGCCATATCTTCAAACCAAAactaattattttcttttgatgcaTATTGCATACGTTACaaatttatcaataatcacataaatattgTGCATTAGGATTCACTATAAAACATTAACACCTTGTTACATATTACTTTGTTATAAATACAGTTTATATCATAACTTATTTCACAACTTGTTATGACAACAAATTGTGAATTGTAGAAGGTCACTTTCACATGGACCTAATACTAATACCATATCTTTTTTTCAAATCACTCACAACCTACCACTTCAACATGTTGTAGACAAAATGTTACTAGACTTATTGTATTCCAAATCAATGCATAATAAGAACACAACCTCCCTCCATTTGTTGTGCTTAACCTCAGTCAAGCATTCTTCTGATTTCATTGCTTGTTTCACTGTCACATTGGGAGTAAGCATGAGAAATCCATTGGATGCTTGGGAAGAAGTTTGGGAAATTGATTGGGAATTGAATTTCTGTTCAAACCAGTTTGAAACTGATTGGATATTTTCTCGGCAAGGCTCAAAAATTTGTTGGAATTTTTGTTCGAACCAATTTAAAACTGGTTGAAGATTTTCTTGGCAggacttgaaaatttgtgggaATTTTTGTTTAAGCCagtttgaaattgattgaaaattttcttgataggactcaaaaatttgtttgtagGAGCCATAAAGTAAATGTACAAGAGTGGATGCACCTAACGCAAAAATAACCCACCCCAAGATCGGGTTAAGGATGAAGAGGAGTAAGTCACAAGCCAAAACCCCCAAAATAAGAGGCTCTTGAAGAATAAGAGAGAATTTCTGTTGGAAGTGGCTAGTACCCACGCTGCCAATGCTGTAGTGAAAGTATCTACATCTATTATTAGGCCTAGCATGATTGCATTGTGTTCATGGAATAGAGCAGTAGCAGAGCCTTGATACATTAATCCGATGAGGATAAGCAGATTACTAAAGCTAAAGCCAACCACAGCAAGCCATGCGGTGATGGATTTCTTGCTTAATTCTAGATAAAGAACATAAAATGTCTCAGATTATATGCAACATATAGTTGAAGGGTGgaaatataagaaattaaatgaatatctttttttttaattctacaaaaaaatgaatatcttttacatttcaataaaaataaaaacaaaaattcgaATTGTGCATAAGAAAAATCTCtgcatttcaataaaaataaaaataaaaattcaaagaccctttaataaaatatcaatattcaaataaaaaaaaaaaacaaaaaaaaacaataacatacatattaagcaaaaaataaaaataaaaataaatataaattacgAAATTTAAAGAACTTAATAATGCAAAATGTAGTCCAGCGAATTTTCGATAAATGGTATGAGAATCTTCCTTTTACATTAAACATGGTACGGACCCCTGTCCCTGTGATTTTGTTGTATAATACAACTCAGTCATTtagccaaaaagaagaaaaaaagaaaaagaaaaaaagaatagtacTACAATAGATGTTATTACAAACTAAAGTTAATGTCTATTTGACAAAAACTTTTTCctttgtacaactttttaaactcttattgttttttttttttttagtaaccatttttaactaatttttaaaataaacaaataacttTTTAATCAAAAGTTACATTTAGACccactaaaatttaaaatcgtttttcatatattttcatatctatcaaatatatatatatatatatatatatataaaagcactATTAAAGAAGATGTGCatgaaaattaaacaaatatatatacttctcaggaaattattgtgtactcccggagtaccataaatgcgtattcccttatctcacatgaatggtgggatcaactaattaaattcatggtgagactcaccattcatgtgagaggggggagagtacgcatttatgattTCCAAATTCATGGTGAGactcaccattcatgtgagaggggggagagtacgcatttatgatttccaggagtacctaataattttccatactTCTCTTGTGTactaatttgaaattaaaaaaaaaaaaaaattataagttagtAGGAGCAAATTCTGGGATAAAATCTAGTACTTTTCGGATTGAGGATATGAAAAGTTCAGAAAATTAATTACATCtcaataaaaaaaggaaaacaaaaccaTATCTAATACTCTGGCTTGACTCAGAAAGATTGCTCAATATCTAAAGGTGAGCTCTTTGGATCTTACCCTTATAAGATCCAAATATTTCCAATTTTACAATTCCAATCTTCAACTTTATTGGCAGCCAATGACAAAATTCCACAGAGAGACAAAATTAATGAGCATGGAGACAATAAAAGCAGGGGAGAATAGaatcaaaaaaaccaaaaagataaTGATATGAAGGGAAATGTAAATAAGGGCAGTTTatttacaacaaaatatcatgCATCATGAATTGTAGTAGTTGCCTTAAttcattcaagaaaaaaataattgtagtTGCATTAGGCAGTTTGACACTATGAAATCTGAATCAAAGCCAtgaaatacacacacatacacaatgGAGAAGATTGATTCTAGCTTGTGCACCAGAGAGACTTCATGTACTTAAATGTGGAAGTCACACTGcctttgaacaaaaaaaatgaagaagccACCTCTATCAATGAGTAAAGTTTAATGAACATTAATTGAACACACATAATCAAATTCTTATTTAGTGAAACATTAAATGACACTCATGAAAGCAAAATATGGCACAAAAACTGTGGCCTTGAACAGAACTCTACTAGAATCCATGACCAAACTGAAAAATGTAAAACCAAAACTAAATGAAAGAGCTTTGTGGTTTGAGCTAACCTTTCGGGAAGATTGCTGGATTGGTTGTCGTCCAAAATCTTGGTGACTGTCTCTGACTCTGAGCAAGGAAATGAACTGGTTTCTATGATATCTCtgtgttgtttttgtgtgttttggtgTTGCTGGTGAGAAAGAAGTAGCAGGGGCATTTGATTTATAGAGACCTTTGATGGGTCACACCACAAAGAATAGACAACATTAGAGACATCCGAATAATCCGGGGCGTACCAAACCGTATTGTTTGAATCATTCGGGAAGCAAACTTACCACTAGACCAATCCAAAGTCCCAATAAACTTAGGAGTGTTCATATTAGTACAGCAAGGATGGTCCATTTGTTTATGGCATACTTTATGTTCTGATTcaattttctattcttttgaaactttatAAAAGATCTCATATACAATATTACTCTCTCCAATAGTTAAAACTTTGTGCGATTTTTGTTAgtgataatttaatagttacaataGAAGAATTCAATTCTAGATGCTTTAGTTAAAAATACGCAAAAATACTAATTGAAGTGTTAAACTATAAAGTTTTTTGTAGTTCACTAATTGTCTGTGTTTAAGTAAATTGTCACGGGTATTTTCTCAcaatatgtgatttttttattttatttttttattttttttattttaagactatAACATAGAAACTTAATTTTGTATATCTATGCTGTGCCTGTAATACAATGATCTTAAATTCTGCTTTTAGAGCAGGTAGGTTAAGAATTTGTATTGGTTGTTAAAAGAAAAGGCAGTAGTCATTTTCAATCTGGTAAGTCAATTTTCAAGCAGGTgcacttctttttttaagtggGTCGTTCCCTGAGGTTTCATCCATTGTGTTTGCACTTATCAAAATGTCCGTCTTTTTAAAGGAGGCGGATTATTCGGCTTCGAATTTTCGTTTTAGTTTGGAACACATCGTATTATTGAGGATTctctacaaaataaataatagtaaactGTGATTGACTTTTTGAGAAGAAACtcgtgtcatttttttttttcggtccTCACGTATGCCTTACAATCAAGAATTACATTTCCTATAACTTATTATTTTGATCCATTTTGGCATTTTGGAATTATGTAGAAGTTTTAGAaggcttttttattattattttgtttatagttATTATGTAAAATAATGTATAGCTCTGTGTATATACACgggtataattaaaaacaatcacaattatatgatttttcttttgaaagagattcaaattatacatggtattaacttacattttttttaattagttttagacttttcggtttttgcacccaataatttatttgccacaaaaattaaaaacttaaatagacATGTGACggaaaattggactccaattgaaatccaatttagaatttaattggatttggactcttcaatttttatactcaactagtatgtaacccgtgctaccgcacgggaatgaatatattattaatcatgagtttatttatgtttaaagGCAATTTTCTTATACGgagaaatatttataatatacaatcaaaattactttgaaaatttaaaatagtaatatgtAGGCTATTAGATCAAATCATTGGAGTGGTGCAATTGCACAAAGGTTGtcacttcaaattttaaatcaaacaatggctatttcaatttcttatattttgtatatagtaaatttgaaaaaaaataatcaatggaGAACATGATAATCAATTAATCATATACAATTTAAAGGCAACATTTTAGGAAATTGTCTCTGTTTTACAAAATTTGGACAGCTATAATAGCAATTACCGAAATGAAGTACATGGCTTAACCAAAATATGACCAAAAGTCAGAGAACACGAagcactaaaataaaaaaatgtagtgGCTAATTGAAAGGGTTTATGggaaaaatatgaaagaaagaaatagaagcaCACTTTATGGCCTTTGGGATTTTCCAAAAAGGGTTAAAAGTGCACACTTGATGTGCGGTTCATTGAATGCTCCTTGGCTTTGGGGTCTTGCAGTTCATGCTGCAGGAGTGATAGGCGCAATTATAACAGCATTACTAACTTATAGTATAGTAGTATATAACTATATTTGTAATATCTGGTATATGAGGGGTGGCTTGATATTTTCGAATTTAAAATATCCCTTTTAGGATATGAGAGGAAATGAAGTCATCAATATCTTAATGCAAAATATTTGATGTAGCTCTTGGTAGCATATGTAAGCACACCCCGTTATGAAGGCCTGGAATCTGACAGAGAGATAGCTGTGAAGGATTCAAAGGCTCCTTTTTAAAGCAGGGGAAAAGAAATTGGGAACTGATGAGAAGAACTTTATCCACATATTTAGTGAACGAAGCAGGGCACAATTGGCTGCTATTATTTTTGCTTACCATGACATGTATGGACATTCACTTaaaaaggtatatatatattttctgagtaattttatatttttgtttttgtattttttaatttatatataaaaaaaacaaaaatcttttgcCCGAAGAAAAGAAGTGCTTATTCAATGTTGAAATTTAGGTAGTGAAGGGCAAGACATCGGGGCTTTTTGAATATGCTCTCTTGACAATTTTAAGTTGCTCAGAAAATCCGGTGAGATACTTTGGTAAGGTATCATTCCACATTCTGGGTTTAATTGTTGTTTCTCTTTGGTGAATTTGATTACAATGTATAAGTTTTTCATAATAGTAATTTCACAAACTGGTAGTTTCATGCTAAGAAGTTAACGTAAATAGTACTTTTTGCTATTTAGGTTTTATCATTGATCATTTTGTGGAAAATAAAAGAGGCAATAGTAGAGTAATCTGGTACATGTGTATCCCTTTATGTTGGATGATTTTAGTACTATTAACTACTTTAAATTTGAAGAATAGTAGTCCGAAATGATTtccttaattgaaaaaaaaaaaaattcattctaatGTAAAAACCAATGGGAATTAGTTTGGTTTTTGAAGGCATTTCAGCACCCTAAAATAATGAGGTATGCCAAAGCTCACACATATTTTCTGTTCCTTGTGTGGGTAAGGCCCATGTTATTGTACATATACATGGATCAATTTGTAGTTGGACAGCATCATGATAATTCTATAAAGCTTTTGCataatttccttttattatgAGCTGAcctttttcaagaaaataaacaattattaataCATTATCATGGCTAAATACTAACCATATTTTTCTAATCACAACATAAGTAGAGGGAAAAAATGACCtttgttaacaaaataagcaggtACAATGGAAAATCACAGCTAACTacttgtcatatatatatatatatttaaatattgtagaCATCTTACGCCTTGCATGTATAGAATTCTTTAAAGGTATGACTATTTGAGAATATTTATATGCATGCATTAATAGTTAAGGGTaagtttgatatatatatatataatgctaaaaatggtaaaactttaaaaacttagataccaaaatattataaaatcaaCTAAAACTCAAATATcttaaatttcataaatatatattatatgtgttaggattgaattgttagatttttttataatattataccACTTGATGATTATGtataagattattatttttaaaatcttccCATTATAATATGGATTTTCTTTATTGaataccataaaatatttttcatttcattttcaaggTCAATACTAAATAcgaaaaaataagataattttcttgaattcatttttttgaataataactcatttcttttgagaaaaacaaaaaaattatgttgaaccaaacaaaatattttcgAAGTATAGAGTGTATAGACTCTAGAGAAGCAACgtatttaaatagtaaatttatatatatatatatatatatatcatctaataaaaatttattaaataatgtatAATTGTGAAAAACTATAACACAAGAAATAATTTGaatcttaacttttttttttttttaggttgacTCATTTTATGCATATgactatatatacacaaaagCGATTATTgacacataaaataatttctcccCATTCTGAATCATTACAGTTGCATCTTGAATCTCTaccttaccttttcttttttgtttttggctattttcccttttttgggcAATTATTTGATCTGTGCCTTAGGTGTCAATTCCTCGAAAGCACGTTACGTGTTTTGACAAAAGGATGAAATGTGGATTGATGGAAATCCCACCATGTGACCACTTAGAACAATTTCCACTTCAATTGAATTTGGGATAGAtgtttacaaacttttttttttaattttttttttaaaattccacATAGATGTTTTGGCTTTAGATGTAGGAGCCGTTTGATAAcgttattttagtaatattgtttgtattttttttaaatatgtgtgagtgaaaaagtatgtgaaaatgcatataatattgtttaaaaattgaaaatatgttgtTAAACTACTCTACCAAACGGGAACCTTAGACTTTACACTACAACACATATTTAGTCTAGATTTATATCTCaaataaatagaatatgaaCAGTTTATCAAATAATTGaccaataataaaaacataaaca includes the following:
- the LOC115985150 gene encoding uncharacterized protein LOC115985150; translation: MGPFPIAVRQLKFLIVGIDYFTKWEEVEALATIIENNVQSFVWRTTARTPTRETPFRLTYGSEAIILAEVGFTSYRVDNHDERKNKEAMRLQLNLLDEVRVTAEQRLARYQDLMAKHYNSRVRNRDFQVGDLILRKVMHAAKDPT